A genomic region of Enterococcus sp. 12C11_DIV0727 contains the following coding sequences:
- a CDS encoding DUF1958 domain-containing protein yields the protein MKTRTILLKICSFLLVMGYFSGILTATGAYAAEDILTITQNAGYQTNEFYKPKASIVIEAQTGQVLWEDNPDLKWNPASIAKLMSVYLVFEALEQGKFTLDTTVKATDNDQAISQIYELSNNSIVSGVDYPVRDLLYATLVQSSNVATVMLANLVTAHDESKFIHMMNDKAKELGMTNSTFYNCSGAETGAFNGYYKPEGIDQNADNVTTARDLAILSYHLLKNYPDTVKYTSPVQITIMENTPYAEVLENHNYSLPGLAYGYEGADGLKTGSSPTGGFNYAATAKREDTRLIEIVLGVGDWEDQEGELQRHAFGNAIFDRAFATYEYKQLLATGNHTINKEEVILDQDFYGVIQKNTEPVFTLSTDKLTMDNGLAQVSPTIKVPSVSFKYAKKLRALQNGTFLQNTKKKNGLSTFFVNGLLIILGLLVIALSKLFKKETTGTTKFSPILALGVLLILAGIALSIYTIVIGPWF from the coding sequence ATGAAAACCAGAACTATTTTACTGAAAATCTGCTCGTTCTTATTAGTCATGGGCTACTTTTCAGGTATTTTAACTGCAACCGGCGCTTATGCTGCAGAAGATATTCTAACAATCACCCAAAATGCCGGCTATCAAACAAATGAATTTTATAAGCCAAAAGCTTCGATCGTCATTGAAGCTCAAACTGGTCAAGTTCTTTGGGAAGACAATCCTGATTTAAAATGGAACCCGGCTAGTATCGCTAAACTGATGTCTGTCTACCTTGTTTTTGAAGCACTTGAGCAAGGTAAATTTACGTTAGATACAACGGTCAAAGCAACAGATAACGACCAAGCGATTTCACAGATTTATGAGTTAAGTAACAATTCAATCGTTTCAGGTGTCGACTATCCCGTTCGTGACCTACTCTACGCGACACTTGTCCAGTCATCAAATGTTGCCACCGTCATGCTAGCGAACCTTGTAACTGCTCATGATGAATCCAAGTTTATTCATATGATGAATGACAAAGCTAAAGAACTTGGCATGACCAACTCAACCTTTTATAATTGTAGCGGAGCTGAAACGGGTGCTTTTAACGGCTATTATAAACCAGAAGGAATCGACCAAAATGCAGACAACGTAACCACTGCTCGTGATTTAGCTATTTTATCTTATCATTTATTGAAAAACTATCCGGATACCGTGAAGTATACAAGTCCCGTCCAGATCACGATCATGGAAAATACGCCTTATGCTGAAGTCCTAGAAAATCATAATTATTCCTTGCCTGGTCTTGCTTATGGTTATGAAGGTGCCGATGGCTTAAAAACTGGTTCAAGCCCAACTGGCGGCTTCAACTATGCTGCTACTGCCAAACGCGAAGATACACGCTTGATTGAAATTGTCTTAGGTGTTGGCGATTGGGAAGACCAAGAAGGCGAACTTCAGCGCCACGCATTTGGTAATGCTATTTTTGATCGTGCTTTTGCTACTTATGAATACAAACAACTACTTGCTACAGGAAATCATACGATCAACAAAGAAGAAGTGATCTTGGATCAAGACTTTTATGGCGTTATTCAAAAAAATACCGAACCTGTCTTCACATTATCAACTGACAAACTAACGATGGACAATGGACTTGCCCAAGTTTCTCCAACCATCAAAGTGCCAAGTGTTTCATTTAAATATGCAAAAAAATTGAGAGCTCTACAAAACGGGACTTTCCTTCAAAATACTAAGAAAAAGAACGGTTTATCGACCTTTTTCGTTAATGGCTTACTGATTATCTTAGGTCTTTTAGTCATAGCCTTATCCAAACTATTTAAAAAAGAAACCACTGGAACGACCAAATTCAGCCCTATTTTGGCTCTAGGTGTCTTACTGATTCTCGCAGGAATTGCTTTAAGCATCTATACAATCGTCATCGGTCCATGGTTTTAA